The genomic stretch ACTCCAATCTTGCTCCTTTTGGTAAACCTCTTGTCTGTCTGCCTGGAAGTCCCTTCATTTCTCCTCACCTCTTTTCTCTACGCTTATCACCACGTACGAAACCGTCTTGCTGAGAGGTCTGCACTCCATTATTTTCACATGGTCTCCAGTTTTCACACCCAGACAGGGCGGTGCGTGAGCAGTATATTTGCTTGTTCTCTTCTCGTATCTCTCATATTTTTTGAGATACCAAAGATACTCTCTCTTCACAACCACAGTTGATTGCATCTTATCAGAGACCACAACTCCTTCTATAATCTGCCCTCTCACAGGAAGAGTGCCGTGGAAGGGGCAGTGTTTGTCGTCACAGCTTTTTTCTGGCAATGGTACCTCAATGCCAATATTTCTTGCCTTTCTGTCAGCCATAATTTCACCTTCTTATTTTTTTGATTCTATCCTCTGGTCGAAACTTTATTCTATTCCCATCAATCACATAGTTTGTTGGAAGGATTTTGAACAGCAGATTTTTTTTCGGGATTTTCATGTCTTCACCTTCTACATGAATCACGAGCATGTTCTTTGTCTCGTCGACCACAACACCCCTTACACCAACCAGGGATTTTTGTGGTGCAGAGACAATTTCTATCTCATGCCCTATAAACTCATGTTTCAACCACTTTTTCACTTTACCTCCACCTTAAATCCAAGCTCCTCAAGGGAATCCTGGACCTTTTTCTTATGGTCGCCCTGCAGTTCTATTCTTCCATCTTTCACAGTACCACCAGAAGCGCATTTTGTTTTCAGCTTTCTTGCAAGTTCATGCATGTCTATGTCTGCACCGTCTATTCCCTCAACTATTGTCACTGTTTTCCCGTATCTTCGCTTGTCTGTGTAGACCTTAACTTGTTGGGTCTCTTTAGCTATCTGCTCGCATATGCACAGATCTTCTGGTAGCCCGCATACTGGACATACACCTGGCATTCTTTATTCTCCTCCTTTTGTCTTCTTTTTTTCTTCGTTCATGACCGTGAGCATTCGTGCAATTTGGATTCGAATTGCACGAAGTTTTCCAGGGTTAGCAGGTGCACCACCCATTGCGGCTACACCTCTTTCATGCATTAAATCATCTTCAAGCTCCACCAGTTTTTTCTTTCTCTCTTCTGGTGACATTCCTCTAAAATCCTTTGCTTTTAGGGCTGGCAACTCAATTCACCTCCTTATTCTCCGAGGATTTTTCTTTTTCTTCTTCTTTTTTATCACTTACATCTTCTGATTCAACAGCTTCTACATCAATCAA from Thermoplasmata archaeon encodes the following:
- a CDS encoding 30S ribosomal protein S17 translates to MADRKARNIGIEVPLPEKSCDDKHCPFHGTLPVRGQIIEGVVVSDKMQSTVVVKREYLWYLKKYERYEKRTSKYTAHAPPCLGVKTGDHVKIMECRPLSKTVSYVVISVEKRGEEK
- a CDS encoding ribonuclease P protein subunit, which produces MKKWLKHEFIGHEIEIVSAPQKSLVGVRGVVVDETKNMLVIHVEGEDMKIPKKNLLFKILPTNYVIDGNRIKFRPEDRIKKIRR
- the yciH gene encoding stress response translation initiation inhibitor YciH; the protein is MPGVCPVCGLPEDLCICEQIAKETQQVKVYTDKRRYGKTVTIVEGIDGADIDMHELARKLKTKCASGGTVKDGRIELQGDHKKKVQDSLEELGFKVEVK
- the rpmC gene encoding 50S ribosomal protein L29 codes for the protein MPALKAKDFRGMSPEERKKKLVELEDDLMHERGVAAMGGAPANPGKLRAIRIQIARMLTVMNEEKKKTKGGE